One genomic segment of Gossypium arboreum isolate Shixiya-1 chromosome 3, ASM2569848v2, whole genome shotgun sequence includes these proteins:
- the LOC108475767 gene encoding transcription factor MYB24-like, with amino-acid sequence MSWAMMAGHLGWGFIEEGWRKGPWTAEEDKLLIEYVKLHGEGRWNSVARLAGLKRNGKSCRLRWVNYLRPDLKRGQITPHEESIIIELHARWGNRWSTIARSLPGRTDNEIKNYWRTHFKKKNKLPSDNNTSDLKSKARLLKRQQFQQQQLLQQQQQQLQLQQQQEQHEQQLQLNQLDMKRIMSLLDETENKSSVLPYVPQLRQEMATAVSYPNTTVEQQQAGLFYPMMDFDGNVSGSGSDTSNEVDVLWDGLWNLDDINGNFGATSKVSLHNLATPFS; translated from the exons ATGTCTTGGGCAATGATGGCTGGTCACTTAGGTTGGGGTTTCATTGAAGAAGGTTGGAGAAAAGGTCCTTGGACTGCTGAAGAAGATAAACTCCTTATTGAATATGTTAAGTTACATGGTGAAGGCAGATGGAACTCTGTTGCTAGGCTTGCTG GGTTGAAAAGGAATGGGAAGAGTTGTAGGTTGAGGTGGGTGAATTATTTAAGGCCAGACCTTAAAAGGGGACAAATAACCCCACATGAAGAGAGTATTATTATCGAGTTACATGCAAGGTGGGGAAACAG GTGGTCGACGATTGCGAGAAGCTTGCCGGGAAGAACTGATAATGAGATCAAGAATTATTGGCGGACCCATTTCAAGAAAAAGAACAAGCTTCCATCAGATAATAACACTTCTGATCTTAAATCCAAAGCTCGTTTGCTGAAAAGACAACAATTCCAACAGCAGCAACTCCTCCAACAACAACAACAGCAACTGCAACTTCAACAACAGCAAGAGCAACATGAACAACAGTTACAGTTGAATCAATTGGACATGAAAAGGATCATGTCTTTGCTTGATGAAACTGAAAATAAATCATCAGTACTTCCATATGTGCCACAGTTAAGACAAGAAATGGCGACTGCTGTTTCATACCCCAACACAACCGTAGAACAACAACAAGCAGGCTTGTTCTATCCTATGATGGATTTTGACGGCAACGTTTCGGGTTCCGGGAGCGATACTTCGAACGAGGTCGATGTTCTATGGGATGGGTTATGGAATTTGGATGATATCAATGGGAATTTTGGTGCAACAAGCAAAGTTAGCTTGCACAATCTAGCTACCCCTTTCagttaa